One Campylobacter concisus genomic window, GACGACCTCTTTTGAGATAGATTGTGAGCTGTTTCAAATTTTAAAGGTCAAATTTGCAAATGAGATCCAAAATGGACAATTAAAACTTTTTTGTAAAGATGCTTTAGAGCAGTGGCAAGAAGAGGGCGGACTAAGTAGCCAGAACTACTTTTTAGTCGCAAATTTGCCCTATTACGTTGCTACGAAGATGATACTAAATGCGATAGATGACGAAAAATGCCTTGGGCTTATTGTGATGATACAAAAAGAGGTTGCTCTTAAATTTAGTGCAAAGAGCAAGTATAAAGAATTTAGCGCTTTATCGATCCTCGCTTCACTTCAAGGCAGGTGTGAGCTTTTGTTTGACGTGGATGCAAAGCTTTTTAATCCACCTCCAAAGGTCACATCCTCAGTCATCAAACTACAAAAAACAAAAAAGATTTTTGGCAAAGACGGGATTTTCAAAGATGCAAAACAATACGAGGCTTTTAAAGCATTTTTAAGAGCTGCGTTTGCTTCGCCAAGAAAGACGCTTTTGAAAAATTTATCCACAAATTTTGACAAAAAAGCGTTAGAAGAAATTTTTGAAGACCTAGACTTAGCTCAAAATTTACGTCCACACGAGCTAGATGTCGATTCTTATCTAAAAGTATTTGAAAGATTAAAGGAAGATAATGAACGACAAAAACGAAGAGAAAGTTGTAACTAACCAAAGTAAAAACAACAAAAGACGAAGATTTAGACCAAAAAACAAGCCAAAACAAGAGGGCGAAACTACCGAGCAAACATCACTAGCAAGCAAAAGCGTGATAGATAACTTCTTTGCAGCAGAGCAAGCTGAAGCGCATGCCGAGCCAAAGAGTCAAAATCCTCGCCCAAAAAAGCAAAGAAATAACAAAAATCAAAACAAAACTGGCGAAAACAATAAGCCAAAAGAGCAAAAACAAGAACCACAAGAAA contains:
- the rsmA gene encoding 16S rRNA (adenine(1518)-N(6)/adenine(1519)-N(6))-dimethyltransferase RsmA, which translates into the protein MIKAKKHFGQNFLQDKATLDKIIQAIPKDVENVVEIGPGLGDLTFRLLQIYKTTSFEIDCELFQILKVKFANEIQNGQLKLFCKDALEQWQEEGGLSSQNYFLVANLPYYVATKMILNAIDDEKCLGLIVMIQKEVALKFSAKSKYKEFSALSILASLQGRCELLFDVDAKLFNPPPKVTSSVIKLQKTKKIFGKDGIFKDAKQYEAFKAFLRAAFASPRKTLLKNLSTNFDKKALEEIFEDLDLAQNLRPHELDVDSYLKVFERLKEDNERQKRRESCN